From a single Micromonospora sp. WMMD1102 genomic region:
- a CDS encoding DUF3817 domain-containing protein, with amino-acid sequence MHRTVVRLFVLAAVAEAFSWLALLIGMAVKYGPPRNEIGVQIFGPVHGGLFVAYVGLVLLVARLGRWRWLTVAVALVCAVPPFATLGFERWARRRGLLTVASAGPVAGAPATATDRPLEGSARS; translated from the coding sequence ATGCACCGTACGGTGGTGCGGCTGTTCGTGCTGGCGGCGGTCGCCGAGGCGTTCTCCTGGCTGGCCCTGCTGATCGGGATGGCCGTCAAGTACGGCCCGCCGCGCAACGAGATCGGCGTGCAGATCTTCGGCCCGGTGCACGGTGGACTCTTCGTCGCCTACGTCGGCCTGGTGCTGCTGGTGGCCCGGCTCGGCCGGTGGCGCTGGCTCACCGTCGCCGTCGCCCTGGTCTGCGCGGTGCCGCCGTTCGCCACCCTCGGCTTCGAGCGGTGGGCCCGCCGCCGTGGCCTGTTGACGGTCGCCTCCGCCGGCCCGGTCGCCGGTGCGCCGGCCACCGCCACCGACCGCCCCCTGGAGGGTTCCGCCCGGAGCTGA